The following proteins are encoded in a genomic region of Oncorhynchus keta strain PuntledgeMale-10-30-2019 chromosome 6, Oket_V2, whole genome shotgun sequence:
- the LOC118385306 gene encoding VIP36-like protein isoform X2 — protein MAAATNNNCQILNILSDIFLRQTMTQKTYWTFVIILITTCRSFADDDNHEMEEFLKREHSLSKPYQGVGSSSSSHWELMGDAMVTTEQVRLTTDMQSKQGAVWSRIPCHLRDWELQVHFKIHGQGKKNLNGDGLAIWYTKERMQKGPVFGNQDLFTGLGVFVDTYPNEEKHLEAQKTRYTTRTQRIFPFVLAMVGNGSISYDHERDGRPTELGGCNAMVRNLNHDTFIFIRYVRRRLTIMIDIDGQHEWRDCLDIPGVRLPQGYYFGASAVTGDLSDNHDVVSLKLYQLTVLRSETEEKEEEDEISLPSVDNMDLLKTTGTRTDANASTETERGGKRAGGRPPIITTTVV, from the exons ATGGCCGCCGCCACTAACAACAACTGCCAGATATTGAATATTCTCTCCGATATTTTTCTTCGTCAGACCATGACTCAAAAAACATATTGGACGTTTGTGATTATTCTTATTACAACTTGTCGATCTTTTGCCGACGATGATAATCATGAAATGGAAGAGTTTCTGAAAAGGGAGCATTCATTGTCAAAACCCTATCAAG GTGTGGGGTCGTCCAGCTCCTCCCATTGGGAATTGATGGGCGATGCCATGGTAACCACAGAGCAGGTGCGCCTCACAACAGACATGCAGAGCAAGCAGGGGGCAGTGTGGAGCCGCATT CCCTGTCACCTAAGGGACTGGGAGTTACAAGTGCACTTTAAGATTCATGGCCAAGGCAAGAAGAATCTGAATGGGGATGGACTGGCAATTTGGTACACCAAGGAGCGCATGCAGAAAG GTCCTGTGTTTgggaatcaggaccttttcacAGGGCTGGGTGTATTTGTGGACACGTACCCCAATGaggaaaaacaccttgag GCACAGAAGACGAGGTACACCACACGCACACAG AGGATCTTCCCCTTTGTGTTGGCCATGGTGGGGAACGGAAGCATTAGTTACGACCACGAACGAGACGGGCGTCCCACTGAGCTGGGCGGCTGCAACGCCATGGTGCGCAACCTCAACCACGACACCTTCATCTTCATCAGATATGTCCGTCGCAGGCTCACG ATTATGATTGACATTGATGGGCAGCATGAATGGAGGGACTGCCTGGACATACCGGGGGTACGGCTGCCCCAGGGCTACTACTTTGGAGCCTCGGCCGTCACTGGAGATCTCTCTG ACAATCATGATGTGGTCTCCCTGAAACTGTACCAGCTGACTGTGTTACGCAGTGAgacagaggaaaaggaggaggaagatgagatcTCTCTACCCAGTGTAGATAACATGGACCTACTAAAGA